The Aestuariibaculum lutulentum genome segment AGAAGCAAAGTCCGTTACCTCAGGGTCTAGGAACAGGCGGACTTTTTATTAATAATTTCGATTCGCCTTTACAAGTGATTAATGGTGCGTTAAAATATAATAATTCACTAAATTGGAGTTTTAACATATAAAGGATGTATATAGAACAAGCATTTAAAGCCTTACACGATTGGTGGCGTTACATTATAGGTGTATTTATCATTGTATTTGGAGTTTTCATCGGGCAGATACCGTTTACAGCAGCCGTATTGTTGAAGGCTTTTAAAGATGGTGAAAATCCATCTGGATTAGATCAGTCCGCAATGATGAGTTATCTGGAACCAAATCTGAATTTATTCCTGATGTTACTATCATTTGCAGTTGGTTTAGCAGCATTATTATTAGTTACAAAATATTTACATAAACAGTCTTTTACGGAATTAACAACATCAAGAAAGCAAATTGATTGGAAACGTTTTTGGTTCATCTTTTTATTCTGGGGAATCATTTCAAGCGGATTGGTTGTAGCAGATTATTACATGACGCCAGAGCATTATGAACTCAATTTTCAGCTTAAACCGTTTATTATTCTTTGTGTAATAGCGATCATTTTTGTGCCTTTGCAAACCAGTTTTGAGGAGTATTTGTTTCGAGGGTACTTAATGCAGGGTATTGGTGTTATAGTGAAGAATAAATGGATGCCTTTAATAATAACATCCTGTGTTTTCGGATTGCTGCACATAGCTAATCCGGAGGTTGAAAAATTAGGGCCTATGATAATGATCTATTACATTGGTACGGGATTGTTTCTAGGAATTATGACGCTTATGGATGAAGGTATGGAATTGTCGCTTGGCTTTCATGCAGCTAATAATTTATTTACAGCTTTATTGGTAACGGCCGACTGGACTGCATTCCAAACGCATTCCATATTAAAAGATATGTCCGATCCTTCAGAAACGGCATTGAGCGAAATATTTGTTCCAGTATTTGTAGTCTTTCCAATCATTTTATTTATCCTATCTAAAATTTATAAATGGACGGATTGGAAAGAAAAACTATTCGGAAAAGTTGAAGAACCAGTATTATTAACATCAGAAATAGATAACATCGGAAATGACACCAACTTATAAAAATGTACATCTGAAATTTAAGTTTAATGGGTTTCACTATACACGTGAATATCTGTTGGAACTCGCTTACGATTTTGTTAAGGAAGGCAAATCTTATGAAAGAGAAATTGGTGATTTTTTGTTTCAATGGTTAGATGATAGCGAAACGATAAGGGTTAAAACATCGGGTTCAACGGGAACACCAAAGGTTGTTGAATTATCGAAACAGGCTATGGTGAATTCTGCTTTAGCTACGGGTGATTTTTTTAAGTTAAATCCAGGTGATGCCGCTTTAATGTGCCTGCCGGCAACTTATATTGCAGGTAAAATGATGCTGGTTAGATCTATAATTCTAGGTTTGGAACTGGATGTTGTGGAGCCTTCTTCTGCTTTAAAATTTGACAGGAATAAGGTCTACGATTTTTGTGCTATGGTTCCTATGCAGTTGGAAAAGGTACTTGATAAAGTTGATAATATTAAAACCCTAATCGTGGGTGGAGCACCGACTTCCAATAACTTAAAAGCCAGTATTCAGGAATTAAAAACGCATGTTTTTGAAACTTATGGTATGACAGAAACGGTGACGCATATCGCTTTAAAACCAATTAATCATACTTCAGTTGCAAAGCCTAATTTTAAAGTGTTGCCTGGAGTTGCTATTTCTCAGGATCATCGTGATTGTCTGGTGATTGAAGCTCCGAAGTTATGTCAGGAAAAAATTATTACTAACGATATCGTTAAAATTCATTCGAAATCAGAATTTGAATGGTTAGGGCGTTTCGATAATGTGATTAATTCAGGTGGCGTTAAACTTTTTCCGGAGCAAATAGAAGCTAAACTTCAGAATAAAATAAAGGATAGATTTTTTATAGCCTCCGAGCCTAACGAAGTTTTAGGCGAACAACTTATTTTGGTCGTAGAAAGTGAAACAAATGATTTGAATTCTGAAGTGTTTTCAGAATTGGATAAATTCGAGACACCCAAAGCTGTATATGCTTTAAAGGAATTTGTAGAAACTTCTTCAGGAAAAATTCAGCGAAAAAAGACATTGCAGTCAATAAAAAAATAAGTTTCCTGTAACGGAAAGTCGCTTTTTAAGACCAATAAGCAACCTTTTATAAATAATTGAAAAAATAATTATATGAACTTTATTAAACGCGTGTTATCGACCGTTACAGGAATCTTTGTGTTTTTAGGTATTTGTCTTGGATTACTTATTGTTTTCGGACTAATTTTTGGGTCTTCATCAGAGGAAATTGTAAAAGTAAAGCCGAATTCAGTACTCGATTTAAAACTCGATTTTCCTATTAAAGATTATGCTGGTAAAACAGAATTTGAGCATTACGAATTTTTAAACAAGGATGATAAAAACGGGTTATTCAATATTATCGACGCTATTCATTATGCAGCTATCGACGATAATATTAAAGGGATTTCCATCGACAATAATTTTATTAATGCGGGAATTTCTCAAACCAAAGCCATTCGTGATGCTTTAATAAAGTTTAAAGAATCTGGCAAGTTCATTACAGCTTACGCCGATATTTATTCACAAAAAGATTATTACCTGAGTTCTGTTGCCGATACGATTTTTATGAATCCTGCCGGAATGATGGAATTTAAAGGCTTGTCTTCAGAGCAGTTGTATTTTAAAGATTTTCAGGAAAAAACGGGATTGAAAATGGAAGTCGTGCGCTTTGGAAAATATAAAAGTGCCGTAGAACCTTTTCTTGAAAATGAAATGAGTGAAGCCAACAGGGAACAAGTTGAAGTATTTTTAAACTCTATCTGGACTGAAATTAAGTCGGAGATTTCAGAGAGCAGAGGGGTTTCTACAGAACAATTAAATATTATTGCAGATAGTTTGTTGGCTCGTAATGCGTCTTTAGCGCAAAAGGCGAAGCTTATCGATAAAATTGCCTATCATGATGAATATCTTGCAGGTTTAAAAACGGCTGCAGGTACCCAAGATTCAAAAAAACTGGAGATGGTTTCCATTTTTGATTATGCAGAACATACAGCTTCTAATATGTTAACCAATTACAGTAAAGATAAGATTGCTGTTATCTATGCCGAAGGTGAAATTATTTACGGTGAAGGTGACGAAGGCTCGGTTGGGCAAGGCGTCATGACAAAATCATTGGTTGAAGCCAGAAATAATGATAAAATTAAAGCCATGGTTTTACGTATTAATTCACCAGGAGGAAGTGCCTTGGCAAGTGAGTTAATCTGGCGTGAAATAGAATTGACAAAGAAACTAAAACCTGTTATTGTATCAATGGGTAACGTTGCGGCTTCAGGAGGGTATTATATTGCCTGTAATGCCGATAAAATCATTGCTGAACCAACAACGATTACTGGTAGTATTGGGGTATTCGGTATGTTGCCAAACGGAAACGCTTTAGCAAGTAAAATAGGGATTAACGCCGAGCAAGTGTCTACCAATAAAAATTCGGTGACTTATAGTTTCTTTGAACCGCTAAATGATGCGCAACACGATTTTATCAAGGAAGAGATTATAAGTATTTATGAGCTGTTTACAGGTCGTGTGGCAGAAGGTCGAGGCATGGATAAAGATGCTGTAAAGGAAATAGCTCAGGGACGTGTCTGGACAGGAACAGATGCTTTAAAAATCGGTTTGGTAGATGAATTAGGAGGATTAGATTTAGCACTTAAATATGCAGCTGAAGCGGCAGGCATTTCAGAGTATAATATTAAAGAGTTTCCTATTTATAAGAAAGATTTAGATAAAATCTTAAGACAATTTGGGTTAGCAGAAGCTAAAGAAGATATTATGAAAGATGAGCTTGGTGAAGAAGCTTATGACTTATTAAAACAAGTTAAAACCATGACACAACGTAAAGGTATTCAGTTGTTATTACCTTATAGTTTGGATATTAAATAATTCCTTAAATATTTATAAAAAAGAGCGACTTAACGGTCGCTCTTTTTTTATTGTTGCATTTTAAAATAATAATCTAAAGAATGTTTTCCAGAACCGTAGAAAAGGAAAAACATACACACTACAAACGTAACAAGAGCCAACATTAAATTTCCGGAATTCATTTCACCGACAAAATTAATGAGTATGGCGCCTATTAAAATTGGTAACTGTCCAATAATTGCCCATCGCGTTAATAACCCAAAAGCTATAAGCATACCGCCAATAAAGTGAGCAGGAGCTACGTAATGCACAGCAATCATACCGCCGGCCATGTTCTGCATAGGTTTAAATAATTCGGTAAGCATCATGCTATCAGACATAAAACTAATGCCTTTAATAAACAGAAAGACACCCAGAGCAACACGTAATAAATCCAGAGGCAAATAAGTATGCGCATTGGCCCACTTATTAAGTGTTTTTATTGTATCCATAATTGAAATTTATTGATTTTCAACTAATAAGATACGAAAAATAAAGCATAAAAGCCAATTAAACTTGTATCACTCCCAGGTTAAATGGTTTCTCGATAGGGGCGTGGTTTGCAGCTTCAATACCCATACTAATCCATGTTCTGGTATCTAACGGATTAATAATGGCATCAGTCCAAATACGAGCTGCAGCATAATACGGTGATACCTGAGCATCGTATCGCGATTTAATTTCGTTGTAAAGGGCTTCCTCTTTTTCAGGGGTAATGGTTTCACCTCTCTTTTTAAGCGAAGCGGTTTCTATTTGAAGTAATACTTTGGCTGCCGAATTACCACTCATCACCGCAAGTTCAGCACTCGGCCAGGCTACGATTAGTCTTGGGTCGTAAGCCTTGCCACACATGGCATAATTTCCAGCTCCGTAACTATTTCCCATAATTACCGTGAACTTTGGAACCACTGAATTGCTAACGGCATTTACCATTTTAGCACCATCTTTTATAATACCGCCGTGTTCACTTTTGCTACCTACCATAAATCCGGTAACGTCTTGTAAAAACACTAAAGGAATTTTCTTTTGGTTGCAATTCGCAATAAATCGGGTGGCTTTATCGGCGCTGTCATTATAAATAACACCGCCAAACTGCATTTCACCTTGTTTGGTTTTTACCAGTTTACGCTGGTTGGCTACAATACCAACAGCCCAGCCATCAATACGAGCGTAACAGGTAATGATTGATTTTCCGTAACCGGCTTTATATTCGTCAAACTCTGAGTTATCAACCAAACGTTTTATAATTTCATAAGTATCGTATTGATCTGCTCTTGATTTTGGTAGCAGGCCAAAAATATCATCCTGGTTTTCTTGTGGTTTCTTCGGTTCTGCTCTGTTAAAACCAGCCTTATCGTAATCACCAATTTTATCGATAATATTTTTTATGGTATCTAAAGCGTCTTTGTCATCTTTCGCTTTATAGTCTGTTACTCCAGAAATTTCACAATGTGTTGTGGCCCCCCCTAAAGTTTCATTGTCAATGCTTTCGCCAATGGCTGCTTTTACTAAATAGCTTCCAGCTAAAAAGATACTTCCGGTTTTATCAACAATAAGAGCTTCATCACTCATAATCGGTAAATAAGCACCACCAGCTACACAGCTACCCATAACGGCAGCAATTTGTGTAATGCCCATGCTACTCATAATGGCGTTATTTCTAAATATACGTCCGAAGTGTTCTTTATCTGGAAAAATTTCATCTTGCAATGGTAAATACACGCCAGCACTATCTACCAAATAAATAATAGGTAATCGGTTTTCAATAGCGATTTCCTGAGCCCTTAAATTCTTTTTAGCAGTTATAGGAAACCAGGCTCCGGCTTTCACCGTGGCATCATTAGCAACAACAATACATTGTTTACCTTTTATATAGCCAATTTTAACAACCACTCCTGCAGACGGACAACCACCGTGCTCTTCATACATATCTTCTCCGGCAAAGGCTCCGATTTCAATGGATTTAGCTTTAGCATCCAGTAAATAATCAATACGCTCACGTGCCGTCATTTTACCTTTTTCATGAAGTTTTTCAATGCTTTTCTTTCCGCCGCCTACATGTACTTTGGCCAAACGTTTGTTAAGTTCTGATACTAAAAGTTTATTGTGATCTTCGTTCTTATTGAAGTTTAAATCCATTGATGTGTATTTTGTGGCTAAAATACAAAAGTTTCAAATTATATAAATCTTAATGTTAAGATTGTATTAAAATATATTCCTTAGAATTATATTCCTTGGAAACTAAATTTATTTGTTGTATCTTTGACTAAGATTTAAGATATAAAATATAGTTATGAAAAAAATAATAGCATTTGCAGGTACTAATAGTAAACAATCCATTAATAAAGAATTAGTAACCTATGCTGCAAGTTTAGTTGAAGGTGCTGATGTTACCATTTTAGACTTGAATGATTTTGAATTACCACTTTATGGTGTAGATTACGAACAAGAACACGGTATTCCTGATAACGCATATAAATTTATTGAATACATTAAAAATTCAGATGGTATTTTGTTATCGTTAGCCGAACATAACGGGGCATATACAACGGTATTTAAAAATTTATTTGACTGGATGTCAAGAATTGAGAGCAAAACATTTTTTGATAAACCCATGTTGTTAATGGCAACCTCCCCAGGAGGTCGAGGAGGTGCATCTGTTTTAGACGTAGCTAAAAGTAGATTTCCATATCATGATGCTGATATTGTTGAGGTATTTTCTTTGCCGTTTTTCGGAAATAATTTTGCTGAAGGAAAAATCACTAATGAAGATTATAGTGCACAGTTAAAAAATGCAGTAGAGCAGTTTCAAAATAAATTGGTAGAGGCGACTGTATAACAACGAATAAATCTGTAATAATTATGGGAGATTTAGCAAAAGAAATTAACTCGAAATTTATCAATAACAAGCAAAAAGCATTGGTAAATATCATGTACACGGGTAATTGGATTTCAAGTTGTCAGAACGAGTTCTTCAAATCATATGGTATTTCACCTCAACAGTATAATATTTTAAGAATTTTAAGAGGTGCTGGCGAACCGTTAAATGTTCAGGTGATAAAAGACCGCATGATTGAACGCGCACCAAATGCCACCCGATTAATGGATAAATTATGCGCTAAGGAATTTATAGAACGATTGCCTTGCGCTCACGACAGACGTGTAGTGAAAATAGCAATAACCGAAAAGGGATTGAAACTTTTGGCTTCGGTTCCGGATGATTTCAATAAAGATTTAATTAAAAATCTTACTGAAGAAGAAGCAGAACAATTAAGTTTTCTGCTTGATAAAATGAGATAAAAAGAAAGGAAAACAAAATATGAAAACAATAGTTCATAGATCAGATAGCAGGGGGTATGCCAACCACGGATGGTTGCAGGCAAACCACTCCTTTAGTTTTGCGGGTTTTTATAACCCGGAAAAAGTACATTTTGGAGCCTTACGTGTGTTAAATGATGATATGATTGCACCAAGTATGGGTTTTGGAACACATCCTCACGATAATATGGAAATCATTACCATTCCATTAAAAGGCGTGTTGAAACACAGAGATTCTATGCATAATGAGTGGCAGGCGGTTTTACCGGGAGAAGTTCAGGTAATGTCAGCAGGAACAGGCGTTCAGCATTCTGAAATAAACGGTTCAGCTGAAGAACATTTAGGCTTATTTCAAATCTGGGTCTTTCCAGATAAACAAAATGTAGCGCCACGATACGATCAAAAATCATTTGATGCAACAGAAAGAAAGAACAAATTGCAAACTTTAGTGACTTCCATTGATGAGAATCATGAAGGTAGTTTGAAAATTCATCAGGATGCGGTATTATCTCGAATAGATTTAGATAAAGGCCAAACCTTTAACTATAAATTAAAAAGTGATAAGCACGGTGTTTACGTGATGAATATCTACGGAGAATTTCTTGTTGATGGTAAAACATTAGAAACCAGAGATGCCATAGGTGTTTCGGAAACTTTAGATTTTAATATTGAAGCCAAAGAAGAATCCAGTATTTTATTTATTGAAGTGCCTATGGAATTCTAAAGGTGTTGATTAATAGCAAAAAATCCCAACCATTTTGGTTGGGATTTTTTTTTATTTATGACTATTAAGATTATGAATAGCAAGCCTCCAAAGCTTTCTTACGTTTGGTTTGTTTTTGACGTATGGTCATAATAACCAAAGCAATAATGATGCCTGTTCCAGCCATGGTTGCACCTACCCAATCGGCTGCGGTATATCCAAAGCCCATAGCAATAGGTAATCCTGCAAAATAGGCTCCTGATGCATTACCAATATTGAAAGCACTTTGGTTAAGTGACGATCCTAAAGTTTCAGAACCCTTAGAAGCTTTAATTATTGCGACTTGAATTGGTGTTGAAATACAAAAGGTTATGGTTCCTATTAAGAAGGTCATCACTAAAACAAGAATTTTATCTGTTGCTAAAAAAGTATTTGCAATTAATGCTACCACCATAAGCAGTAATGTGATGATAATGGCTTGCATTGGTCCAAATTTCTCCGACATTTTAGCGCCTAAAAAATTACCAATAACCATACCTAATCCGGCAAGAATCATTGCTAAAGAGACCATTTCGTCAGGATGTCCTGCTACTTCTGTAATTAATGGGGCAATATAGCTATACCAGGCAAAGAATCCTCCGGTACCAATGGTGGTTAAAAGGATAATTAGCCAAAGTTCGACGCGTTTAAATATTTTAAATTCACTGATAAAGCTATTTTCTGAAGATTGTTTTAATGCCGGCATCCAAAGTTTCACACCTGTAACTGCCAATATACCAACAACACCAACCATAAGGAATGAGATATTCCAACTAAAGTGTTTTCCTAAATAGGTCCCAAGTGGTACGCCTAAAAGGTTGGCAATAGTTAAACCGCTAAACATGATAGCAATTCCCTGAGCTTCTTTTCCTGGTTTTGATAATTTTCCTGCAACGACGGCTCCAATACCGAAGAATGCACCATGAGGCAACCCCGATAAAAATCTTAAAACCAAGAAGGACGTATAACCCGTAGCAAATGCTGAAAGCGTATTAAATACCGTAAACCAAAGCATTAAACCTAAAAGCACTTTGTGCGCTGGCCATTTACTG includes the following:
- a CDS encoding MarR family winged helix-turn-helix transcriptional regulator, producing MGDLAKEINSKFINNKQKALVNIMYTGNWISSCQNEFFKSYGISPQQYNILRILRGAGEPLNVQVIKDRMIERAPNATRLMDKLCAKEFIERLPCAHDRRVVKIAITEKGLKLLASVPDDFNKDLIKNLTEEEAEQLSFLLDKMR
- a CDS encoding MFS transporter; the protein is MNKSLLSLAIGGFGIGLTEFVIMGILPDVANAFSISIPQAGHFISAYALGVVVGAPLLTGLGSKWPAHKVLLGLMLWFTVFNTLSAFATGYTSFLVLRFLSGLPHGAFFGIGAVVAGKLSKPGKEAQGIAIMFSGLTIANLLGVPLGTYLGKHFSWNISFLMVGVVGILAVTGVKLWMPALKQSSENSFISEFKIFKRVELWLIILLTTIGTGGFFAWYSYIAPLITEVAGHPDEMVSLAMILAGLGMVIGNFLGAKMSEKFGPMQAIIITLLLMVVALIANTFLATDKILVLVMTFLIGTITFCISTPIQVAIIKASKGSETLGSSLNQSAFNIGNASGAYFAGLPIAMGFGYTAADWVGATMAGTGIIIALVIMTIRQKQTKRKKALEACYS
- a CDS encoding acyl-CoA carboxylase subunit beta, whose product is MDLNFNKNEDHNKLLVSELNKRLAKVHVGGGKKSIEKLHEKGKMTARERIDYLLDAKAKSIEIGAFAGEDMYEEHGGCPSAGVVVKIGYIKGKQCIVVANDATVKAGAWFPITAKKNLRAQEIAIENRLPIIYLVDSAGVYLPLQDEIFPDKEHFGRIFRNNAIMSSMGITQIAAVMGSCVAGGAYLPIMSDEALIVDKTGSIFLAGSYLVKAAIGESIDNETLGGATTHCEISGVTDYKAKDDKDALDTIKNIIDKIGDYDKAGFNRAEPKKPQENQDDIFGLLPKSRADQYDTYEIIKRLVDNSEFDEYKAGYGKSIITCYARIDGWAVGIVANQRKLVKTKQGEMQFGGVIYNDSADKATRFIANCNQKKIPLVFLQDVTGFMVGSKSEHGGIIKDGAKMVNAVSNSVVPKFTVIMGNSYGAGNYAMCGKAYDPRLIVAWPSAELAVMSGNSAAKVLLQIETASLKKRGETITPEKEEALYNEIKSRYDAQVSPYYAAARIWTDAIINPLDTRTWISMGIEAANHAPIEKPFNLGVIQV
- a CDS encoding pirin family protein, whose translation is MKTIVHRSDSRGYANHGWLQANHSFSFAGFYNPEKVHFGALRVLNDDMIAPSMGFGTHPHDNMEIITIPLKGVLKHRDSMHNEWQAVLPGEVQVMSAGTGVQHSEINGSAEEHLGLFQIWVFPDKQNVAPRYDQKSFDATERKNKLQTLVTSIDENHEGSLKIHQDAVLSRIDLDKGQTFNYKLKSDKHGVYVMNIYGEFLVDGKTLETRDAIGVSETLDFNIEAKEESSILFIEVPMEF
- a CDS encoding CPBP family intramembrane glutamic endopeptidase, with product MYIEQAFKALHDWWRYIIGVFIIVFGVFIGQIPFTAAVLLKAFKDGENPSGLDQSAMMSYLEPNLNLFLMLLSFAVGLAALLLVTKYLHKQSFTELTTSRKQIDWKRFWFIFLFWGIISSGLVVADYYMTPEHYELNFQLKPFIILCVIAIIFVPLQTSFEEYLFRGYLMQGIGVIVKNKWMPLIITSCVFGLLHIANPEVEKLGPMIMIYYIGTGLFLGIMTLMDEGMELSLGFHAANNLFTALLVTADWTAFQTHSILKDMSDPSETALSEIFVPVFVVFPIILFILSKIYKWTDWKEKLFGKVEEPVLLTSEIDNIGNDTNL
- a CDS encoding DoxX family protein; translation: MDTIKTLNKWANAHTYLPLDLLRVALGVFLFIKGISFMSDSMMLTELFKPMQNMAGGMIAVHYVAPAHFIGGMLIAFGLLTRWAIIGQLPILIGAILINFVGEMNSGNLMLALVTFVVCMFFLFYGSGKHSLDYYFKMQQ
- the sppA gene encoding signal peptide peptidase SppA, giving the protein MNFIKRVLSTVTGIFVFLGICLGLLIVFGLIFGSSSEEIVKVKPNSVLDLKLDFPIKDYAGKTEFEHYEFLNKDDKNGLFNIIDAIHYAAIDDNIKGISIDNNFINAGISQTKAIRDALIKFKESGKFITAYADIYSQKDYYLSSVADTIFMNPAGMMEFKGLSSEQLYFKDFQEKTGLKMEVVRFGKYKSAVEPFLENEMSEANREQVEVFLNSIWTEIKSEISESRGVSTEQLNIIADSLLARNASLAQKAKLIDKIAYHDEYLAGLKTAAGTQDSKKLEMVSIFDYAEHTASNMLTNYSKDKIAVIYAEGEIIYGEGDEGSVGQGVMTKSLVEARNNDKIKAMVLRINSPGGSALASELIWREIELTKKLKPVIVSMGNVAASGGYYIACNADKIIAEPTTITGSIGVFGMLPNGNALASKIGINAEQVSTNKNSVTYSFFEPLNDAQHDFIKEEIISIYELFTGRVAEGRGMDKDAVKEIAQGRVWTGTDALKIGLVDELGGLDLALKYAAEAAGISEYNIKEFPIYKKDLDKILRQFGLAEAKEDIMKDELGEEAYDLLKQVKTMTQRKGIQLLLPYSLDIK
- a CDS encoding AMP-binding protein, coding for MTPTYKNVHLKFKFNGFHYTREYLLELAYDFVKEGKSYEREIGDFLFQWLDDSETIRVKTSGSTGTPKVVELSKQAMVNSALATGDFFKLNPGDAALMCLPATYIAGKMMLVRSIILGLELDVVEPSSALKFDRNKVYDFCAMVPMQLEKVLDKVDNIKTLIVGGAPTSNNLKASIQELKTHVFETYGMTETVTHIALKPINHTSVAKPNFKVLPGVAISQDHRDCLVIEAPKLCQEKIITNDIVKIHSKSEFEWLGRFDNVINSGGVKLFPEQIEAKLQNKIKDRFFIASEPNEVLGEQLILVVESETNDLNSEVFSELDKFETPKAVYALKEFVETSSGKIQRKKTLQSIKK
- a CDS encoding NADPH-dependent FMN reductase, with product MKKIIAFAGTNSKQSINKELVTYAASLVEGADVTILDLNDFELPLYGVDYEQEHGIPDNAYKFIEYIKNSDGILLSLAEHNGAYTTVFKNLFDWMSRIESKTFFDKPMLLMATSPGGRGGASVLDVAKSRFPYHDADIVEVFSLPFFGNNFAEGKITNEDYSAQLKNAVEQFQNKLVEATV